A region from the Canis lupus dingo isolate Sandy chromosome X, ASM325472v2, whole genome shotgun sequence genome encodes:
- the LOC112673114 gene encoding synaptophysin has product MLLLADMDVVNQLVAGGQFRVVKEPLGFVKVLQWVFAIFAFATCGSYTGELRLSVECANKSESDLSIEVEFEYPFRLHQVYFDAPTCRGDTEKIFLVGDYSSSAEFFVTVAVFAFLYSMGALATYIFLQNKYRENNKGPMMDFLATAVFAFMWLVSSSAWAKGLSDVKMATDPENIIKGMSVCHQTGNTCKELRDPVTSGLNTSVVFGFLNLVLWVGNLWFVFKETGWAAPFMRGPPGAPEKQPAPGDAYGEAGYGQGPGGYGPQDSYGPQGGYQPDYGQPAGGGGGGGYGPQGDYGQQGYGPQGAPTSFSNQM; this is encoded by the exons ATGCTGCTGCTGGCAGACATGGACGTGGTGAATCAG CTGGTGGCCGGGGGTCAGTTCCGGGTGGTCAAGGAGCCCCTTGGCTTCGTGAAGGTGCTGCAATGG GTCTTTGCCATCTTCGCCTTTGCCACATGCGGCAGTTACACCGGGGAGCTCCGGCTGAGCGTGGAGTGTGCCAACAAGTCAGAGAGTGACCTCAGCATCGAGGTTGAATTCGAGTACCCCTTCAG GCTGCACCAAGTGTACTTTGATGCACCCACCTGCCGAGGGGACACTGAAAAAATCTTCCTGGTGGGGGACTACTCCTCATCGGCCGAATTTTTTGTCACCGTGGCTGTGTTTGCCTTCCTGTACTCCATGGGGGCTCTGGCCACTTACATCTTTCTGCAGAATAAGTACCGAGAGAACAACAAAGGACCCATGATG GACTTTCTGGCCACAGCAGTGTTCGCCTTCATGTGGCTGGTTAGCTCATCAGCGTGGGCCAAGGGGCTGTCAGATGTGAAGATGGCCACTGACCCAGAGAACATTATCAAAGGGATGTCTGTCTGCCACCAGACAGGGAATACATGCAAGGAGCTGAGGGACCCTGTGACCTCTGGCCTCAACACTTCAGTG GTGTTCGGCTTCCTGAACCTGGTGCTCTGGGTCGGCAACCTGTGGTTCGTGTTCAAGGAGACAGGCTGGGCTGCCCCATTCATGCGCGGACCTCCTGGCGCTCCCGAGAAACAACCAGCGCCTGGGGACGCCTATGGCGAGGCGGGCTACGGGCAGGGCCCTGGCGGGTACGGGCCCCAGGACTCCTACGGGCCCCAGGGCGGCTACCAGCCCGACTACGGGCAGCcagccggcggcggcggcggcggcggctacGGGCCTCAGGGAGACTACGGGCAGCAAGGCTATGGCCCTCAGGGTGCGCCCACCTCCTTCTCCAATCAGATGTAG